The following are encoded in a window of Peromyscus leucopus breed LL Stock chromosome X, UCI_PerLeu_2.1, whole genome shotgun sequence genomic DNA:
- the LOC114706176 gene encoding EKC/KEOPS complex subunit LAGE3-like has protein sequence MQDPDGGIDGRAGAEEGEDGHQSPQAPEGQASSQSSATEGDHGSSPQSGPQDSSSPAAPGCQAAPGSPSPGSPVGSGAAAEEAAVVPHSEQPPLVPGPSGDTASTTGNRLLEFSVTVPFRSAVEADMARRSLVSNSRRQQVMVQQELTVNDSILSVRWTTEDPVLFRISINTFLDQLSLVMRNIQRLEFVAVVKRGRRRSRES, from the exons ATGCAGGACCCTGATGGGGGCATAGATGGGAGAGCAGGGGCTGAAGAAGGCGAGGATGGGCACCAGAGTCCTCAAGCACCCGAAGGCCAGGCTAGCTCTCAAAGTTCGGCGACCGAAGGTGACCATGGCAGCTCCCCTCAGAGTGGCCCACAAGATTCCAGTAGCCCAGCTGCTCCTGGTTGCCAGGCTGCTCCAGGCAGCCCCAGCCCAGGGAGTCCTGTAGGGTCCGGTGCAGCCGCTGAAGAGGCGGCTGTCGTTCCCCACAGCGAGCAGCCACCACTTGTCCCTGGACCCAGCGGAGATACTGCATCAACAACTGGAAATCGACTCCTGGAGTT CTCTGTAACAGTGCCTTTCAGGTCTGCAGTGGAGGCAGACATGGCCCGCAGATCCCTGGTCTCCAATTCCCGTCGCCAGCAAGTGATGGTTCAGCAGGAGCTCACAGTGAATGACAGTATCTTGTCTGT TAGGTGGACTACTGAAGACCCTGTCCTCTTCAGAATTTCCATCAACACTTTCCTTGACCAGCTCTCCCTGGTGATGAGAAACATTCAGCGCCTGGAGTTTGTTGCTGTTGTCAAACGAGGACGAAGAAGAAGCCGTGAATCCTAA